A DNA window from Litorivicinus lipolyticus contains the following coding sequences:
- the gatC gene encoding Asp-tRNA(Asn)/Glu-tRNA(Gln) amidotransferase subunit GatC: MSITPKQVQHVATLAQLAVPADDIPEVAAKLSSVLDLLDEMADVDTQGVEPLTNPLDRTQTLRADAVTETNQRDALMQNAPATQDGLFLVPKVID, from the coding sequence ATGAGCATCACCCCAAAACAGGTTCAACACGTCGCCACCTTAGCCCAGCTGGCGGTGCCCGCCGACGACATTCCGGAAGTCGCCGCCAAGCTGTCGAGCGTACTCGACTTGCTCGACGAAATGGCCGATGTGGATACCCAAGGGGTCGAACCGCTGACCAACCCGCTGGATCGCACCCAAACCTTGCGTGCCGACGCCGTGACCGAAACCAACCAGCGCGATGCGCTGATGCAAAACGCCCCTGCCACCCAAGACGGACTGTTTTTAGTCCCCAAGGTAATTGACTAA
- the gatA gene encoding Asp-tRNA(Asn)/Glu-tRNA(Gln) amidotransferase subunit GatA, producing MSDLTIATLRQQLDALESGQISSLELVDAQLKRTEHLNGALNAFISIDRDGAMAAAAAADQARAMGQRAPLLGVPIAHKDLFCTQGLRTSCGSKMLDNFIAPYNATVVENLTEAGAVSLGKTNMDEFAMGSSNENSYYGPAVNPWGERRVPGGSSGGSAAAVAASMVAAATATDTGGSIRQPAAFTGTSGIKPTYGRCSRFGMVAYASSLDQAGPIAQTAEDLALMLSTMVSHDPKDSTSAHEGPEDFTRLLNNDVQGLRIGVPEQFFSQQLDDQVAQATRDALATLEQRGAVLVPVELPNLAHSLAAYYVIAPAEASANLSRFDGVRYGHRCDHPANLQDLYRRSRSEGFGLEVQRRILVGTYALSASFFDAYYVKAQQIRRLIKNDFMRAFETVDVIAGPTTPTPAFKIGEKSDDPADMYLQDVYTISANLAGLPGLSIPCGLVDGLPVGLQILGQHFDEARMLQLAHQYQLNTDWHQQRAPMLTEGAA from the coding sequence ATGTCCGACCTCACCATCGCCACATTGCGGCAACAGCTCGACGCGCTCGAATCGGGACAAATTTCGAGCCTGGAATTAGTCGACGCTCAACTTAAACGGACCGAGCACCTAAACGGCGCGCTGAATGCGTTCATCAGCATCGACCGCGACGGCGCCATGGCCGCAGCCGCAGCCGCCGACCAAGCCCGTGCCATGGGCCAACGCGCGCCGCTACTGGGCGTTCCGATCGCGCACAAAGATTTGTTCTGCACCCAAGGCCTGCGCACCAGCTGCGGCTCGAAAATGCTCGATAACTTTATCGCGCCCTACAACGCCACCGTGGTCGAGAATCTAACCGAGGCCGGTGCGGTCAGCCTCGGCAAGACCAACATGGACGAATTCGCCATGGGTTCGTCAAACGAGAATTCCTACTACGGCCCGGCCGTTAACCCCTGGGGCGAACGCCGTGTACCGGGCGGTTCGTCCGGTGGATCAGCGGCCGCCGTAGCCGCCTCGATGGTCGCCGCTGCGACCGCCACTGATACCGGCGGCTCAATCCGCCAGCCGGCCGCATTTACCGGTACCAGCGGAATCAAGCCCACCTACGGCCGCTGCTCGCGCTTTGGCATGGTCGCCTACGCGTCTTCGTTGGACCAGGCCGGCCCGATTGCCCAGACTGCGGAGGACCTGGCGCTGATGCTCAGCACCATGGTCAGCCACGACCCCAAAGATTCGACCAGTGCGCACGAGGGTCCTGAAGACTTTACGCGCCTGCTCAACAATGACGTCCAAGGCCTGCGCATTGGCGTGCCCGAACAGTTCTTTAGCCAGCAACTGGACGACCAAGTCGCCCAAGCCACACGCGACGCACTGGCGACGCTGGAGCAGCGCGGCGCGGTCTTGGTGCCGGTTGAGCTGCCGAACCTAGCCCACTCACTAGCGGCCTACTACGTCATCGCGCCGGCCGAGGCCAGTGCCAACCTGTCGCGCTTTGATGGCGTCCGCTACGGCCACCGCTGCGACCACCCGGCCAACTTGCAAGACCTATACCGACGCTCGCGCTCCGAAGGTTTCGGCCTCGAAGTCCAGCGTCGTATTTTGGTCGGCACCTACGCCCTCAGTGCCAGCTTCTTTGACGCCTACTACGTCAAGGCCCAGCAAATTCGGCGCCTGATTAAAAACGATTTTATGCGCGCATTCGAAACGGTCGACGTGATTGCCGGCCCGACCACACCGACACCGGCGTTTAAAATCGGCGAAAAATCCGATGACCCGGCGGACATGTACCTGCAAGACGTCTACACCATCTCGGCCAACTTGGCGGGCTTGCCCGGCCTTTCGATCCCGTGCGGCCTGGTCGACGGTTTGCCCGTCGGCCTACAGATACTCGGGCAACATTTTGACGAGGCCCGGATGCTGCAACTGGCGCACCAATACCAGCTAAACACGGACTGGCACCAACAGCGTGCGCCTATGCTGACGGAGGGCGCGGCATGA
- the gatB gene encoding Asp-tRNA(Asn)/Glu-tRNA(Gln) amidotransferase subunit GatB gives MIWETVIGLEIHTQLATDSKIFSGSSTRYGAEPNTQANMLDLGLPGTLPVPNERAFEYAAMFGMAIDAVVQTRSTFDRKNYFYPDLPKGYQTTQLFHPIVEHGHIDIQLEGQDVRRIGVTRAHLEEDAGKSLHEDFDGMTGIDLNRAGTPLIEIVSEPDLRNAREAVAYLKKIHGIVRALGICDGNMAEGSFRCDANVSVRPKGQAEFGTRVEVKNINSFKFVEKAINHEIERQIELIEDGGTVVQETRLYDPDKDETRSMRSKEEANDYRYFPCPDLLPVVLTQDYLDSIRARLPELPEARAQRLVDDYQVTDYDARVLTAEGDMADYFESAAAAGANGKLTANWVMAAVSAWLNESDSPLSQCPVQPPRLAALVKRIDDQTLNSKGAKSVWEAMLSDDAEVDALIDRLGLKQVTDTGAIEAVVDQVIAANPGQVEGYRAAEPDKQGKMVGFFVGQVMKASGGKANPQAVNKILREKLKGE, from the coding sequence ATGATTTGGGAAACCGTTATTGGCCTGGAAATACACACGCAGCTGGCCACCGACTCGAAGATTTTTTCTGGCTCATCGACCCGCTACGGGGCCGAACCGAACACCCAAGCCAACATGCTGGACTTGGGGCTGCCGGGCACCTTGCCGGTCCCCAACGAGCGTGCATTTGAGTACGCCGCCATGTTTGGCATGGCGATTGATGCCGTGGTCCAAACGCGCAGCACCTTTGACCGTAAAAACTATTTCTACCCGGACTTGCCCAAGGGCTACCAGACCACCCAGCTGTTCCATCCGATCGTTGAGCATGGGCACATCGACATTCAGCTGGAAGGCCAAGACGTCCGCCGCATCGGCGTCACCCGCGCCCACCTCGAAGAAGACGCTGGCAAGAGCCTGCACGAGGACTTCGACGGCATGACCGGAATCGATTTGAACCGCGCCGGCACCCCGCTGATCGAGATTGTTTCGGAGCCGGACCTGCGCAATGCCCGCGAAGCGGTCGCCTACCTGAAAAAGATCCATGGCATTGTGCGCGCCCTTGGGATCTGCGACGGCAACATGGCCGAGGGATCATTCCGCTGTGACGCCAACGTCAGCGTGCGGCCCAAAGGCCAAGCCGAATTCGGCACGCGCGTTGAAGTCAAAAACATCAACAGCTTTAAGTTTGTCGAGAAGGCCATCAACCACGAAATCGAACGCCAGATCGAATTGATCGAAGACGGCGGCACCGTGGTCCAGGAAACTCGCCTGTACGATCCGGACAAGGACGAAACACGCTCCATGCGTTCAAAAGAGGAAGCCAACGATTACCGCTACTTCCCCTGCCCGGACCTGTTACCCGTGGTGCTGACCCAGGACTACCTGGACAGCATTCGTGCGCGCCTACCGGAACTGCCCGAGGCACGCGCCCAGCGTCTGGTGGATGACTACCAGGTCACCGACTACGACGCCCGCGTGCTAACCGCTGAAGGCGACATGGCGGACTACTTTGAGAGCGCGGCAGCGGCCGGCGCCAACGGCAAGCTCACAGCGAACTGGGTGATGGCGGCGGTCAGCGCCTGGCTCAACGAATCCGACTCGCCCTTGAGCCAGTGCCCGGTACAACCGCCGCGGTTGGCAGCACTGGTCAAACGCATCGACGACCAAACATTGAACAGCAAAGGCGCCAAAAGCGTCTGGGAAGCGATGCTAAGCGATGACGCTGAGGTCGACGCGCTGATCGACCGATTGGGCCTAAAACAGGTCACCGACACAGGCGCCATCGAAGCCGTGGTCGACCAGGTCATCGCCGCCAACCCCGGCCAAGTCGAGGGTTATCGCGCCGCGGAGCCGGACAAGCAAGGTAAAATGGTCGGCTTTTTTGTCGGTCAAGTCATGAAAGCCAGTGGTGGCAAAGCCAACCCACAGGCGGTCAATAAAATTCTACGCGAAAAGCTTAAGGGTGAATGA
- a CDS encoding rhodanese-like domain-containing protein — MQHSPEFLAIVERSRARIQETDVHAVKARVDNGEPLVIIDVREDLEFAAKRIPGSVHLGKGVIERDIEAHFPDKHQELLLVCGGGFRSALAADAIQQMGYTRAISVDGGLRLWAEAGYPVDVEAI; from the coding sequence ATGCAACACAGTCCTGAATTTCTGGCTATCGTCGAGCGCAGCCGCGCTCGCATTCAAGAAACCGACGTCCACGCCGTAAAAGCGCGCGTCGACAATGGCGAACCCCTGGTCATTATCGATGTGCGCGAAGACCTGGAATTCGCCGCCAAGCGGATTCCCGGGTCAGTGCATTTAGGTAAAGGGGTCATTGAGCGGGATATCGAAGCGCACTTTCCGGACAAACACCAAGAGCTGTTGCTGGTGTGCGGCGGCGGGTTTCGCAGCGCGCTGGCGGCCGACGCCATTCAGCAAATGGGTTACACCCGAGCCATCAGCGTCGATGGTGGGTTACGCCTGTGGGCCGAAGCCGGTTACCCGGTCGACGTCGAGGCGATTTAA
- a CDS encoding HesA/MoeB/ThiF family protein has protein sequence MNDHQLNQFSRQILLDGWGIEAQQRVINSRVLIVGAGGLGHGLSQHLVRAGVSITLVDPDRVDLSNLSRQWFSADDVGRPKVEAAARLLSGLGSVDAQVLAFDDNNAGRFSDHDLWIDASDNLATRLCMHHAARRHRLPWIMGTALMWSGQCAAFAPGAPCFECVFGHIREPAQQCDTSGVLGPVVNQVATTQALWALSYLGAVAALPVGRLRRWDGPHGDVMDLSFTHREHCDCRSSAHNP, from the coding sequence ATGAATGACCACCAGTTAAACCAGTTCAGCCGCCAGATTTTGTTAGACGGCTGGGGCATCGAGGCCCAGCAACGCGTCATCAATAGCCGTGTACTGATCGTCGGTGCCGGCGGCCTTGGGCACGGGCTGTCTCAGCATCTGGTGCGTGCCGGTGTCAGCATCACGCTGGTCGATCCGGATCGGGTCGACCTAAGTAACCTCAGTCGTCAGTGGTTCAGCGCCGATGATGTCGGTCGCCCGAAAGTCGAGGCGGCGGCACGCTTGTTGTCCGGTTTGGGGTCGGTCGACGCACAGGTGCTGGCGTTTGACGACAACAATGCGGGTCGGTTTAGCGATCATGACCTGTGGATCGACGCCAGTGATAACTTGGCGACGCGCTTGTGCATGCACCATGCGGCGCGCCGTCACCGGCTGCCCTGGATCATGGGCACGGCGCTGATGTGGTCGGGTCAATGTGCGGCATTCGCGCCGGGCGCGCCGTGCTTCGAATGTGTCTTTGGGCATATCCGTGAGCCGGCCCAGCAGTGCGACACCAGTGGTGTGCTGGGCCCGGTGGTCAATCAGGTCGCGACCACTCAGGCACTGTGGGCGTTGAGCTACCTAGGTGCGGTCGCGGCGCTGCCGGTCGGGCGACTGCGGCGCTGGGATGGTCCCCACGGAGATGTGATGGACCTCTCATTTACGCACCGGGAACACTGTGATTGCCGGTCAAGTGCCCACAACCCCTGA
- a CDS encoding HemK/PrmC family methyltransferase, with translation MTLGQALATAQSALSGLADPRMEARWLVMAVAGVDQVSLMIHPERELSQAAFEAALARRVAGESLAVISGRADFLDATFAVGPGVLVPRPDSETFAQITLGPGPILDLGTGSGALATVLKQQHPDTMVLALERSCQALSYARRNLGGRGVSLVRGSWLDAIAPNCIGTLVANPPYIDAGEPELRGDGVCFEPLEALVAADRGMADLQAIIAAAPARLLSGGWIWLEHGYQQADSVADALSAAGFGRVRHLTDVGGHRRITGGQL, from the coding sequence ATGACCTTAGGTCAGGCGCTGGCAACGGCACAGTCAGCCCTTTCTGGGCTGGCCGATCCGCGTATGGAAGCGCGTTGGCTGGTGATGGCGGTGGCCGGTGTTGACCAGGTCAGTTTGATGATTCACCCGGAGCGCGAATTGTCGCAGGCCGCATTTGAGGCGGCGCTGGCACGTCGCGTCGCCGGCGAGTCGCTGGCGGTGATTAGCGGTCGTGCTGACTTTTTGGACGCCACCTTTGCGGTTGGGCCAGGCGTATTGGTACCGCGCCCGGACAGTGAAACCTTCGCCCAAATCACATTGGGGCCCGGTCCGATTCTGGACCTGGGGACCGGTTCGGGTGCGCTCGCCACGGTGCTGAAACAGCAACACCCCGATACCATGGTGCTGGCGCTGGAGCGCTCGTGCCAGGCCTTATCCTATGCGCGGCGCAACCTGGGTGGCCGCGGCGTCAGCCTGGTCCGCGGCTCGTGGCTCGACGCGATCGCCCCGAACTGTATCGGCACACTGGTGGCCAACCCTCCCTATATCGACGCTGGCGAACCGGAATTGCGTGGCGACGGGGTTTGTTTTGAGCCGCTCGAGGCCTTGGTCGCGGCGGATCGTGGCATGGCAGATTTACAGGCGATTATTGCCGCCGCCCCTGCGCGTTTGCTAAGCGGTGGTTGGATTTGGCTCGAACACGGGTATCAGCAAGCGGATTCGGTGGCCGATGCCCTGAGCGCGGCCGGGTTTGGCCGGGTTCGGCACTTGACGGATGTTGGCGGTCATCGCCGCATCACCGGAGGGCAGCTATGA
- the prfA gene encoding peptide chain release factor 1 yields the protein MNPGIERRLEGLLDRFEEVQALMSDAQVMSDPSKFATLGREYSELEGPVGVYQRWRSVVDDLEQAQAWLSDEDPDLKAMASEELPGLKSQVAALEDDLTRALLPKDPDDHKDIYLEIRAGTGGDEAALFSGDLFRMYARYAESQRWKLQIMSESSGEMGGYREVVAKISGQDVYARLKFESGAHRVQRVPATESQGRIHTSACTVAVLPDAGEVDEVSFSKDELRIDTFRSSGAGGQHVNTTDSAIRITHLPTGVVVECQDERSQHKNKAKALSVLQSRLNQAAKDSVHAEQSAARKSLVGSGDRSERIRTYNFPQGRVSDHRVNVTLYKLAEVMEGDLDPLLDPLLSEYQAEQLASLSGE from the coding sequence TTGAACCCCGGAATTGAACGCCGCCTGGAAGGGCTGTTAGACCGTTTTGAAGAAGTCCAAGCCTTGATGTCCGATGCACAGGTGATGAGCGACCCCTCAAAATTCGCCACCCTGGGGCGCGAATACTCTGAGTTGGAAGGGCCCGTTGGCGTCTATCAGCGCTGGCGATCGGTCGTCGACGACTTGGAGCAAGCCCAGGCGTGGTTGAGTGATGAGGACCCGGACTTAAAGGCCATGGCGAGCGAGGAGCTGCCGGGTTTGAAGTCCCAGGTGGCGGCCTTGGAGGACGACCTGACCCGTGCCCTCTTGCCCAAAGATCCGGACGATCACAAGGACATTTACTTGGAAATTCGGGCCGGGACCGGGGGCGATGAAGCCGCTCTGTTTTCGGGCGATTTGTTCCGCATGTACGCACGCTACGCCGAAAGTCAGCGCTGGAAGCTGCAAATTATGAGTGAATCGAGCGGTGAAATGGGCGGCTATCGCGAAGTGGTCGCCAAGATCTCCGGCCAGGATGTCTATGCCCGCTTGAAATTCGAATCCGGCGCACATCGCGTTCAGCGTGTGCCGGCGACCGAAAGTCAGGGGCGTATTCACACCTCGGCCTGTACGGTGGCGGTGTTACCCGACGCCGGCGAGGTCGACGAGGTGTCCTTTAGCAAGGATGAGCTGCGCATTGATACTTTCCGTTCATCCGGCGCCGGCGGCCAGCACGTCAACACCACGGACTCGGCGATTCGCATTACCCACCTGCCAACAGGGGTCGTGGTTGAGTGCCAGGACGAGCGTTCGCAGCACAAGAACAAGGCCAAGGCGCTCTCAGTGTTGCAAAGCCGATTGAATCAGGCGGCCAAGGATTCGGTCCACGCCGAGCAATCCGCGGCGCGCAAAAGTTTGGTCGGCTCGGGCGATCGTAGTGAGCGAATCCGAACCTATAACTTTCCCCAAGGTCGCGTCAGCGACCATCGCGTCAACGTCACGCTGTATAAGCTTGCTGAGGTCATGGAAGGCGACTTGGATCCGTTGTTGGACCCGCTGTTGAGCGAGTATCAGGCCGAACAGCTGGCCAGTCTGTCCGGCGAATGA
- the hemA gene encoding glutamyl-tRNA reductase: MTLLAIGLNHDTAPVDLRERLAVSESEIPGQLAQIKAATGASESLILSTCNRTEVVIQGEHTDETAMLHWLAKRADLDPAQLSAHIYRYHDADAARHLMRVAAGLDSLVLGEPQIFGQLKTAMAVAKANGHLGSSMHHLLQHVFGAAKKVRTQTDVGKEPVSVAFAAVRLAERVFDSLEDCNAVLLGAGETCALVGRHLRQRGIGELRLVNRSMGRCREVAAELNAQALPLNQLGDALVHADLLVCSTAAPLPLVGKGMVERALKARRRRPIMIVDVAVPRDVEPEVDELADVYLYSVDDLREVIDKGRAKRAEAGSRAELIIEAEIESLARDQAVRDAGRHVAQLRQRGASQAEVALTKSLSRLRKGESPELVLARMAHELTQKLLHEPSLGLRDAATHPEQLAQALKVLGLDKDDRD, encoded by the coding sequence GTGACCCTATTAGCGATTGGATTGAACCACGACACCGCGCCGGTTGATTTGCGCGAGCGTTTGGCCGTCTCCGAATCGGAAATTCCGGGCCAATTAGCGCAAATCAAGGCCGCTACCGGTGCCAGTGAGTCACTCATTCTAAGCACCTGTAACCGCACGGAAGTGGTGATCCAAGGCGAACACACCGATGAAACCGCGATGTTGCATTGGTTGGCCAAGCGTGCGGATCTGGATCCGGCCCAGCTCAGTGCCCACATATATCGTTACCACGATGCGGATGCAGCACGTCACTTGATGCGCGTGGCGGCGGGTTTGGATTCGCTGGTCTTGGGCGAACCACAAATTTTTGGCCAGCTCAAAACCGCTATGGCCGTGGCCAAAGCCAATGGCCACCTTGGTTCGTCCATGCATCATCTGCTGCAGCACGTGTTTGGCGCGGCGAAAAAAGTGCGCACCCAAACTGATGTTGGCAAAGAGCCAGTGTCCGTGGCCTTCGCGGCGGTGCGCTTGGCCGAGCGTGTGTTCGACAGCCTTGAGGACTGCAATGCGGTGTTGTTGGGCGCCGGTGAAACCTGCGCGTTGGTCGGCCGACACCTGCGCCAGCGCGGCATTGGCGAATTGCGACTGGTTAACCGCTCGATGGGGCGTTGCCGCGAAGTGGCCGCGGAATTGAATGCTCAGGCCTTGCCCTTGAATCAACTGGGCGACGCCTTGGTGCATGCGGACCTGCTGGTGTGTTCAACCGCGGCGCCGCTGCCATTGGTCGGCAAGGGCATGGTGGAGCGAGCGCTAAAGGCGCGCCGGCGCCGTCCGATCATGATTGTCGATGTGGCGGTGCCGCGCGATGTCGAGCCGGAAGTAGACGAGCTGGCTGACGTTTACCTTTACAGCGTTGACGACCTGCGTGAAGTGATTGATAAAGGCCGAGCCAAACGCGCCGAAGCCGGCAGCCGTGCGGAATTGATTATCGAGGCCGAAATTGAAAGTCTGGCTCGCGATCAGGCGGTGCGTGATGCGGGGCGGCATGTAGCCCAGCTGCGCCAACGTGGCGCCAGCCAAGCCGAAGTCGCCTTGACTAAAAGCCTGTCGCGGCTGCGCAAAGGCGAGTCGCCGGAGTTGGTGCTGGCGCGGATGGCGCATGAATTGACCCAAAAATTGCTGCACGAGCCGTCCCTCGGGCTGCGCGATGCCGCCACCCACCCCGAGCAACTGGCGCAGGCCTTAAAGGTGCTTGGGCTTGATAAGGATGATAGGGATTGA
- a CDS encoding tetratricopeptide repeat protein produces MKWIPLFVLLSSGCASLTGDIAAPPHPQAAPVTPMAPGTLGDLLSAEIALNQGQPAVAFDFLHRQAQATGDRALIRRAARVGTQAGPANALRSAIAFADAEPESFEAQALVARAYLTDGNAARAAGALHAAALLRADQPLGFVRDLINDKPALAQQLTDALGDDDGNGLAIEIVRAHAIEQATGPRAALTVIKALATRHPKDLGALSELARLSQQTGDIEAAISALRQARRYHPDNLGLTQTLAQLLVGETDYASAIGLFDDLIALADDPAPYRLSQAMLAMELEQLDLAEQRAQEIIDQVDYRDDALLLLGTVAIRQGRLGDARGHLSQVRGDSFLSARFRFAEAAIAQTPQAIAAWFDEARAVRPDLAAALTLSRAQIIADSGDKAAALQVLDGAIERSPDDTELLYGRAMMRDGDDLAGIEADLNKTLALDPDDASALNALGYTYADANLKLEQALSLIGRALAIRPDDPAILDSMGWVEYRLGNLATAAQWLERALALLKDAEIGAHLGEVQFAMGLQDQARATWRDAQTHDADNPVLIETLDRLIGSQSP; encoded by the coding sequence ATGAAATGGATCCCACTGTTTGTCCTGCTAAGCAGCGGCTGCGCGTCGCTGACCGGCGACATCGCGGCGCCGCCACACCCCCAAGCCGCCCCGGTGACGCCGATGGCGCCCGGCACTTTGGGCGATCTGCTAAGCGCCGAAATTGCTTTGAACCAAGGCCAGCCTGCCGTTGCCTTCGACTTTTTGCACCGCCAAGCACAAGCCACCGGGGATCGCGCCTTGATCCGGCGCGCCGCACGGGTCGGCACTCAGGCAGGCCCGGCCAATGCGCTGCGTTCAGCGATCGCCTTTGCCGACGCCGAGCCTGAGTCGTTCGAAGCCCAGGCCCTCGTGGCGCGCGCTTACCTGACCGACGGCAACGCCGCACGGGCTGCCGGCGCGCTGCATGCGGCGGCATTGCTGCGCGCTGACCAGCCGCTAGGCTTTGTGCGCGACCTGATCAATGACAAGCCAGCACTGGCGCAGCAGCTGACCGATGCCCTAGGCGACGATGACGGCAACGGGCTGGCCATCGAGATCGTGCGCGCCCATGCCATCGAGCAGGCAACTGGCCCACGCGCCGCACTGACGGTCATCAAAGCGCTGGCGACACGCCACCCCAAAGACTTAGGCGCTCTGTCCGAACTGGCGCGACTGTCCCAACAAACCGGTGACATCGAGGCCGCCATCAGCGCCCTGCGCCAAGCCCGGCGCTACCACCCAGACAACCTGGGACTGACCCAAACCCTGGCCCAGTTACTGGTCGGCGAAACGGACTACGCCAGCGCCATCGGCCTGTTTGATGACCTGATTGCACTGGCCGACGACCCGGCGCCCTACCGGCTATCCCAAGCCATGCTGGCGATGGAGCTGGAGCAACTGGACTTGGCCGAACAGCGCGCCCAAGAAATTATCGACCAAGTCGACTACCGCGATGATGCGCTGTTGCTGCTAGGAACCGTCGCCATTCGCCAAGGCCGACTGGGCGATGCCCGCGGGCATTTGAGCCAGGTTCGAGGCGACAGTTTTTTGAGTGCACGCTTTCGTTTCGCCGAGGCCGCCATTGCACAGACACCCCAGGCCATCGCGGCATGGTTTGATGAGGCCCGCGCCGTGCGCCCCGACTTGGCCGCTGCGCTGACACTGAGCCGCGCCCAGATTATCGCGGACAGCGGTGACAAGGCCGCCGCTTTGCAGGTATTGGACGGTGCAATCGAGCGCTCACCAGACGACACCGAGTTGCTATATGGGCGGGCCATGATGCGCGACGGCGATGACTTGGCCGGCATCGAAGCGGACCTCAACAAAACCTTGGCGCTGGACCCGGACGACGCTTCGGCGCTGAATGCACTCGGCTACACCTATGCCGATGCCAACCTCAAGTTAGAACAGGCCCTCAGCCTGATTGGCCGCGCCCTTGCCATTCGCCCAGACGATCCGGCGATACTGGATTCCATGGGCTGGGTCGAATACCGACTCGGCAATCTGGCAACAGCTGCGCAGTGGCTCGAACGCGCGCTGGCATTGCTTAAGGATGCCGAAATTGGCGCGCACCTCGGCGAGGTTCAGTTTGCAATGGGCCTGCAAGACCAAGCGCGCGCGACCTGGCGTGATGCCCAGACGCACGACGCCGACAACCCGGTGCTAATAGAAACACTCGACCGATTGATTGGCAGCCAATCGCCATGA
- a CDS encoding lipoprotein insertase outer membrane protein LolB has product MMRLFLVVLATAIGGCAVQPGAPLTGPNDAQITGRVSLTHDGRRDAGGFTYRSAGARQSWILFGPTGTAVGELSSGPRGARWQPTDGDALAAADIDALVETALGVAAPLASARDWIWGRVPLGASARDGGFNLNGWRLEWLKYTADGVPRLMRLTRGDTELRLVAKTWQ; this is encoded by the coding sequence ATGATGCGCCTTTTTTTAGTGGTGCTGGCTACGGCTATCGGCGGCTGCGCGGTGCAACCCGGCGCCCCCCTGACCGGCCCAAATGACGCCCAAATCACCGGGCGCGTCAGCCTGACTCACGACGGACGCCGCGACGCTGGGGGCTTCACCTACCGCAGCGCTGGCGCCCGCCAAAGCTGGATATTGTTCGGCCCAACCGGCACCGCAGTCGGCGAACTCAGCAGCGGCCCCCGCGGCGCGCGCTGGCAACCCACGGATGGTGATGCGCTAGCGGCTGCGGACATCGATGCGCTGGTCGAAACCGCGCTCGGCGTGGCCGCGCCACTCGCATCCGCACGGGACTGGATATGGGGCCGCGTGCCATTAGGGGCGAGCGCGCGCGATGGCGGCTTCAACCTTAATGGTTGGCGCCTTGAGTGGCTGAAATACACGGCCGACGGCGTACCCCGACTCATGCGCCTAACGCGTGGCGACACCGAACTGCGGCTGGTCGCAAAAACATGGCAGTAA
- the ispE gene encoding 4-(cytidine 5'-diphospho)-2-C-methyl-D-erythritol kinase, whose amino-acid sequence MAVSPRLRPSAAHGFECQIDAPAKVNPLLHVLGRRDDGYHDLQVGFELLDWGDRIHFNADVAFTVDGIDGLAMEANLVTQAARALALDAGIVPRGHLRIDKRTPQGAGLGGGSSDAASALLLLRDAWALATSDEALSAIGLKLGADVPVFLTGRGAIGRGVGERLTPMAWPRRRLLLCFSGTDVPTAKIFQDKGLTRTSDPITIRAALDGHGHNDCEPVCRRLFPEVERLFVALAPFQPSLSGTGGTVFVEIHDPDQFDQVKAALPDGTQFQDVSTTEYSSAIKS is encoded by the coding sequence ATGGCAGTAAGCCCACGGCTGAGGCCGTCAGCCGCCCACGGGTTTGAATGCCAGATTGATGCGCCGGCCAAGGTCAACCCACTGCTACATGTGCTGGGGCGCCGCGACGACGGTTATCACGACCTGCAAGTCGGATTTGAGCTACTGGACTGGGGCGACCGGATCCACTTCAACGCCGATGTGGCCTTTACGGTGGATGGCATCGACGGACTGGCCATGGAGGCCAACTTGGTCACCCAGGCCGCTCGCGCCCTCGCACTGGACGCCGGGATTGTGCCGCGCGGCCACCTGCGCATCGACAAACGCACCCCACAGGGCGCGGGACTGGGCGGTGGCAGTAGCGACGCGGCGAGTGCGTTATTGCTGCTACGGGACGCCTGGGCTTTGGCCACCAGCGATGAAGCGCTGTCCGCCATCGGCTTGAAACTGGGCGCCGACGTGCCGGTCTTTTTGACCGGGCGCGGGGCCATCGGCCGCGGCGTCGGCGAAAGGCTGACCCCGATGGCGTGGCCGAGGCGGCGCCTTTTACTGTGCTTCAGCGGGACCGATGTACCCACTGCAAAGATTTTCCAAGACAAGGGCTTGACTCGCACCAGCGACCCCATTACGATTCGCGCCGCTTTGGACGGGCACGGACACAACGATTGTGAACCGGTCTGTCGCCGCCTCTTCCCTGAAGTTGAGCGGCTGTTCGTGGCCCTAGCGCCCTTTCAGCCTTCATTGTCAGGCACCGGCGGAACGGTATTTGTCGAGATCCATGACCCGGATCAATTCGACCAAGTCAAAGCAGCGCTGCCGGATGGAACACAGTTCCAAGACGTCAGCACCACAGAGTACTCGTCAGCCATCAAAAGCTGA